The Styela clava chromosome 13, kaStyClav1.hap1.2, whole genome shotgun sequence genome has a window encoding:
- the LOC120332363 gene encoding histone deacetylase 8-like isoform X1 has product MAKPEPIAYIWHKDYVNESDRYIPTTNRNVMVHLLIEAYGLLDNMMTVTPKKASIQDLAAFHSMDYLNFLSNPNSNRDEDSINDENDDYGLEYDCPIQDGIIEYCQRVAGGTIEAARMLNNGFCKTAIHWLGGWHHAKRSNAAGFCYVNDCVLGIIELRKKFERVLYIDLDLHHGDGVQDAFCGTNKVLTFSIHKFEPGFFPGTGSDKEIGYGKGKYYTVNVPLLDGARDDTFCDIFDKIAPTVLKKFKPGAILCQLGADGLNEDPMHSFNLTHKSQIHCIRKIQNWGIPLLILGGGGYNPANTARTWTSVTASLIGKEISEDIPEHEYFLEYGPHYELPVSQSLRKDLNTSKYIAEVVSTVENNLEQIN; this is encoded by the exons ATGGCAAAACCAGAACCAATCGCCTACATCTGGCATAAGGACTATGTGAATGAGTCTGACAGGTATATTCCGACAACAAATCGTAATGTCATGGTTCATTTACTCATTGAAGCATACGGATTACTGGACAATATGATGACTGTTACACCAAAGAAAGCATCAATCCAAGATCTGGCTGCCTTTCATTCGATGGATTATTTGAATTTCCTGAGTAATCCTAATTCTAATAG AGATGAAGATTCTataaatgatgaaaatgatGACTATGGTTTGGAGTATGACTGCCCCATTCAAGATGGAATAATTGAATACTGCCAGCGAGTGGCGGGAGGAACAATAGAAGCCGCAAGAATGTTAAACAATGGTTTTTGCAAAACGGCGATACATTGGCTTGGAGGTTGGCATCACGCAAAACGAAGCAACGCTGCTGGGTTTTGTTATGTTAATGACTGCGTATTAGGCATTATAGAACTTCGGAAAAAATTTGAGCGGGTTTTGTACATCGACTTAGATTTACATCATGGTGATGGTGTCCAAGATGCATTCTGTGGGACTAATAAAGTTTTAACATTttcaattcataaatttgagcctGGCTTTTTTCCGGGTACTGGGTCAGACAAAGAGATTGGTTACGGCAAAGGCAAATACTACACTGTGAATGTTCCTTTGTTAGATGGCGCTAGAGATGAcacattttgtgatatttttgataaaattgcacccactgttttaaaaaaattcaaacctGGGGCGATTTTGTGCCAACTAGGTGCTGATGGTCTTAACGAGGACCCCATGCATTCATTTAACCTAACCCATAAGTCACAAATTCATTGCattagaaaaatacaaaactgGGGTATTCCCCTTTTAATTTTAGGTGGGGGTGGATATAACCCAGCAAATACAGCCAGGACTTGGACGAGCGTAACTGCCTCGTTGATTGGTAAAGAGATTTCGGAGGATATACCAGAACATGAGTATTTTCTTGAGTATGGCCCTCACTATGAACTGCCTGTCTCACAAAGTTTGAGAAAAGATCTTAACACAAGTAAATACATTGCGGAGGTTGTTTCTACTGTTGAGAATAATCTAGAACAAATTAATTGA
- the LOC120332363 gene encoding histone deacetylase 8-like isoform X2, with translation MAKPEPIAYIWHKDYVNESDRYIPTTNRNVMVHLLIEAYGLLDNMMTVTPKKASIQDLAAFHSMDYLNFLSNPNSNRDEDSINDENDDYGLEYDCPIQDGIIEYCQRVAGGTIEAARMLNNGFCKTAIHWLGGGGGYNPANTARTWTSVTASLIGKEISEDIPEHEYFLEYGPHYELPVSQSLRKDLNTSKYIAEVVSTVENNLEQIN, from the exons ATGGCAAAACCAGAACCAATCGCCTACATCTGGCATAAGGACTATGTGAATGAGTCTGACAGGTATATTCCGACAACAAATCGTAATGTCATGGTTCATTTACTCATTGAAGCATACGGATTACTGGACAATATGATGACTGTTACACCAAAGAAAGCATCAATCCAAGATCTGGCTGCCTTTCATTCGATGGATTATTTGAATTTCCTGAGTAATCCTAATTCTAATAG AGATGAAGATTCTataaatgatgaaaatgatGACTATGGTTTGGAGTATGACTGCCCCATTCAAGATGGAATAATTGAATACTGCCAGCGAGTGGCGGGAGGAACAATAGAAGCCGCAAGAATGTTAAACAATGGTTTTTGCAAAACGGCGATACATTGGCTTGGAG GTGGGGGTGGATATAACCCAGCAAATACAGCCAGGACTTGGACGAGCGTAACTGCCTCGTTGATTGGTAAAGAGATTTCGGAGGATATACCAGAACATGAGTATTTTCTTGAGTATGGCCCTCACTATGAACTGCCTGTCTCACAAAGTTTGAGAAAAGATCTTAACACAAGTAAATACATTGCGGAGGTTGTTTCTACTGTTGAGAATAATCTAGAACAAATTAATTGA
- the LOC120332288 gene encoding CBY1-interacting BAR domain-containing protein 1-A-like, which yields MMNRSKNSAAQTPEARARDNQTKFIREAVTKVEKNFGTICGQMGAVNRRSSRLRDKFDEMAKFMLNYANTEPGPLKVTLTQFAEHISAVQDYRQALIDRMDGKVIQPLSQYKSSCKHTQTDLNNTMKSRGRVVQKHKQLDSYRNKAPSDRQQITRAETELQRATIDVERSTKNLEETIDTFESKRVTDIKKILLDFVQIEMLFHAKALERFTMCYNDLEKMSLDDHLVLFRNSLRPTQAQVRLDLVRQTAGMDLNAQQQQQPQQYQQGPLGDLYTTPQRQDTTPMSHDPTRPRGQHQEYEDQEEYDDEDEEYTEDEYGSEEEDEEDEEGDSPPPQHQQRLKPW from the exons ATGATGAATCGGTCGAAGAACTCTGCGGCGCAGACTCCTGAAGCGAGAGCAAG GGACAATCAAACGAAATTTATTCGCGAAGCTGTTACCAAAGTAGAGAAGAATTTTGGGACAATCTGTGGACAAATGGGAGCTGTGAACAGAAGAAGCAGCAGATTGAGAGATAAATTTGATGAAATGGCAAAG tTTATGCTGAATTACGCCAACACTGAGCCAGGACCATTGAAAGTAACACTAACTCAATTCGCGGAACATATCTCTGCTGTCCAGGACTACAGGCAAGCTTTG ATTGACAGAATGGATGGAAAAGTCATTCAACCATTAAGCCAATACAAATCTTCATGTAAACACACTCAG ACTGACCTCAACAACACAATGAAGTCTCGTGGACGAGTCGTGCAAAAACATAAGCAGTTGGATTCCTACCGGAATAAAGCACCGAGTGATAGACAACAGATT ACTCGAGCTGAAACTGAACTTCAACGAGCTACAATCGATGTGGAACGCAGCACGAAGAATCTTGAAGAAACTATCGATACTTTTGAGTCGAAGCGAGTCACAGATATTAAG aaaattttgttGGATTTTGTTCAAATTGAGATGTTATTTCACGCCAAAGCTCTCGAGAGATTCACAATGTGCTACAACGACTTGGAAAAGATGAGTCTCGATGATCATCTTGTG TTGTTCCGAAACTCTCTCCGTCCAACTCAAGCCCAAGTCAGACTTGATCTCGTCCGACAAACAGCTGGAATGGATTTGAAcgctcaacaacaacaacaaccccAGCAATACCAGCAAG GACCATTAGGAGACTTATACACGACACCCCAAAGACAAGATACAACACCGATGTCTCATGATCCAACAAGACCACGAG GGCAACACCAAGAATATGAAGACCAGGAAGAATACGACGACGAGGATGAAGAATACACAGAAGATGAATACGGGAGCGAGGAGGAAGATGAAGAAGATGAGGAGGGGGATTCCCCACCCCCACAACATCAACAAAGGTTAAAACCATGGTAA
- the LOC120332287 gene encoding intraflagellar transport protein 81 homolog, with the protein MNDQVKKIVEILNKKPFEKELSAIAFHSLGSEQLIQLMNDILAHIDSRHAGDIREEAPDARAGRILNALKNLKYSPPPNADVSSFRQGIVLGEKEVYCPILFYLLTNLDSLKTRAYLAKFLVKLQLPPEFVQDFSDAQMQEAWHRYEELQDHFLNCHKEYVDLKKQSHGTGEIRSDITTMEEEKENLSKRVTRLRKKVETFPNLSEALSTAQNMRKEKERADDLKLKIQQQRRQLQLSEQRLQNARQSLQDARQAGSNANPESIIGRMEEDNRVNKYLIDEKLPKEMKSRKKFLQSLQQVALEPAITQNDLDRIESDIQDMKNNINSLVEQRMVKNYPAKDNLTMYRQQASILQHKKETVSESLQETQEEFQKLESDVKKKRQQLTEMGGEVLRGEAFKNYVSKLRGKSNNYKKSRQELSDLRAEHGVLSRTEQLLKQKHEDAQKTLRTRELKSGVSGFRDTQDDLEKVSSMKSELDDAKHRTLDDMSDAVKRLNSIIQDKKSDLAPQIRELRPLRQKNQELMQEWTEKKGHYDGVLAGLESNRAQLEQTVTGLREFCSETESRYFYLKSMNKIIEVQLERANKELRTYMSATGADKQKSYREIYNKKIQEQENRAKALRESQKQVRENHDQNQKQMLMWSDLDKIMQCKLDCAKKMMN; encoded by the coding sequence atgaatgatCAAGTGAagaaaattgttgaaatattgaataagaAGCCCTTTGAGAAGGAACTTAGTGCGATTGCGTTTCATTCGCTTGGATCTGAGCAGCTTATTCAGTTGATGAATGATATTTTAGCCCATATTGACAGCAGACATGCAGGGGATATACGGGAAGAAGCTCCGGACGCTAGAGCAGGTCGAATTTTGAATGCTttgaaaaatctgaaatattcaCCGCCTCCAAATGCCGATGTTTCAAGTTTTCGACAAGGAATTGTATTGGGGGAAAAGGAAGTTTATTGCCCAATTCTATTTTATCTCCTGACAAATCTGGATTCACTGAAAACTCGTGCCTacttagcaaagtttttggtgaaGTTACAGCTTCCTCCTGAATTTGTTCAAGATTTTTCGGATGCACAAATGCAAGAGGCTTGGCATCGGTACGAAGAACTTCAAGATCATTTTCTGAACTGCCACAAGGAGTACGTTGATCTGAAAAAACAAAGTCATGGTACCGGTGAAATCCGCAGCGATATTACCACCATGGAAGAAGAGAAAGAAAACCTTTCAAAACGTGTAACTCGACTtcgtaaaaaagttgaaacatTTCCAAATCTTAGCGAAGCATTATCCACTGCACAAAACATGCGTAAAGAAAAAGAACGAGCAGATGATTTGAAGTTAAAAATACAACAACAACGACGTCAGTTACAACTCAGCGAACAAAGATTACAGAACGCTAGACAGAGTCTCCAAGACGCACGACAGGCTGGCTCGAACGCAAACCCCGAATCGATAATTGGGAGAATGGAAGAAGACAACCgtgtcaataaatatttaatcgaTGAAAAGTTACCGAAAGAAATGAAAAGTCGGAAAAAGTTTTTACAGAGTTTACAACAAGTTGCATTGGAGCCTGCGATCACGCAAAACGATCTGGACAGGATTGAATCAGATATTCAAGAcatgaaaaataatatcaacAGTCTTGTCGAACAACGAATGGTCAAAAATTACCCAGCGAAAGATAATTTGACAATGTATCGCCAACAAGCTTCGATCCTACAACATAAGAAAGAGACTGTGTCGGAATCATTGCAAGAAACGCAAGAAGAGTTTCAAAAACTGGAAAGTGATGTTAAAAAAAAGAGACAACAGCTTACTGAAATGGGGGGAGAAGTTCTCCGTGGAGAAGCGTTTAAAAATTATGTTTCAAAGTTACGTGGAAAAAGTAACAATTACAAAAAGTCCAGACAAGAGTTATCAGACCTTAGAGCAGAGCATGGTGTTCTCTCTCGCACTGAACAgcttctaaaacaaaaacacgaagATGCGCAAAAAACTCTCCGCACTCGAGAACTTAAAAGTGGAGTTTCAGGTTTTCGTGATACCCAAGATGACTTGGAAAAAGTATCGTCGATGAAAAGTGAACTTGATGACGCAAAACATCGTACTTTAGATGACATGTCAGATGCCGTAAAACGTCTTAATTCAATCATCCAAGACAAGAAATCTGACCTTGCCCCGCAGATCCGTGAACTACGACCTTTACGTCAAAAGAACCAGGAATTGATGCAGGAATGGACTGAGAAAAAGGGGCATTACGATGGAGTTCTTGCCGGGCTTGAGTCAAACCGTGCTCAATTGGAACAGACAGTTACAGGATTACGAGAATTCTGCTCAGAAACGGAGAGCCGATATTTTTACTTGAAAAgcatgaataaaattatcgaaGTCCAATTAGAACGAGCAAATAAGGAATTACGGACGTACATGTCCGCGACTGGAGCAGATAAACAGAAATCCTATCGAGAGATTTACAATAAAAAGATACAAGAGCAAGAAAATAGAGCAAAAGCACTTCGTGAATCTCAGAAGCAAGTTCGTGAAAATCACGATCAGAATCAAAAACAAATGTTAATGTGGTCGGATCTAGATAAAATAATGCAATGTAAATTGGACTGTGCTAAAAAGATGATGAACTAG